From Pseudomonas sp. AN-1:
ACAGCGCGGGGTCGTCGACGCCCAGCAGCACGTCGCTGCCGTCGAGCAGTCGGTTGAGCGGGCGGCTGTCGCGGGTGTCCGGCCAGTACCAGGTGGTGATGGCGAGGCCCTGGGCGGCGGCCAGGCGGCGCAGTTCGTTGACCAGGAAGCGGCTGTCGTCGCCGTACAGCAGGCCGACCCGGCGTGCCTGCGGCAGCAACTGGCGGATCAGGCGCAACTGGCGGGACGGGGCCGGATCGCTCCACAGCAGGGTCAGGTGGGGCGGGCGGCTGTCGCCGAGACGCCGGAAGGCCTGCACACGGCTGATCTGCATCACCAGGGTCGGTGGTCCGCCCGGGGTGCCGAGCCGCCAGTCCAGCGCATCGGCGCCGAGCAGCACCAGGCGGCTGTCGGCGGGCAGGGACTCCGGGCTGGTCAGCGCCGAGGTATGCACGAAGCGCACCCGGTCATCCGGGCGGCGTGTCGCCAGGTCGTCGACGAAGCGCTGCAGGGCCGGGGTATCGTTGCTGGCGGCGACCAGGATATCGGTCGCCTGGGCCAGCGCCGAAGCGGCCAGCAGGCAGAGGAGGGCGAGCGCTTGCAATAATCTCATCCTTGAGTACGGGCGCACGGGTCAGAGCTCGAATCCGGCGGAGAGCCAGAGTACGCGGCGCTCATCATACATATTGTCGGACCAGCCGAGGGGCTCGTCGTCCAGGCGTTGTTGCACGACACCGGCCAGCTCCAGCTGGCTGCTGCCCAGCTGCAGGCGCTTGGCCAGGCGCAGGTCGAGGCGCTCGAAGCGGTATTCGTTGAGCAGGTCGGCGCCGTAATAGAAGACGGAACTCGACCAGCCGCGGCCCCAGTCGTGCAGCCAGCTGGCCGAGCCGCTGTGGCGCGGGGTCAGTCGCTCGTCGTGGCGATGGCTGGCCTCCAGTTCGATGTAGGCCTGGCTCAGGCGCAGGCGGTCGCGCAGCCCCAGGCGCCAGTCCAGCTCGCTCTCGATGCCGCGCAGGCGCAGACGGTGGTCGTTGCTCGGCTCGAACCGCTCGAGGGTCAGGGTCTCGCTGATCAGGCCGCCGATCTCGTCGTGGAACAGCTTCACGTCCAGGTTCAGGCCGAGGTCGGCAAAGTGGCCGTGGTAGCCCAGCTCGCGCGAGCGCATGTGCTCCTGGCCGAGCTCGCCGGTGCCGCGGGCGCTGGCGAAATACAGCGCCTCGCCCATGCCCAGGGCGGCCGGACGCAGGTCCCGGACCCGGTAATGCCAGTCGGCGTAGTTCTCGAACATGTCCGGCGAGCGCACCGCCTCGGAGTAGACGGCGCGCAGGCTGTGCGCCGGGGTGATCAGGTAGTTGAGCGCCAGGCGCGGCGACAGCGAGTCGCCGGCGCTGCTGTCGTGCTCGTAGAGGGCGCCGCCCTGCAGCAGCCAGTGGCGGTCGAGCTGCCACTCGAACTGGCCGAAGCCGCGGGCGATGTCCTTGCTGCGCCGGCCGCCCAGGTAGGTCTCGCCGTCGGCGCTGTCATGACGATAGCTCAGGCCGCTGACCAGGCGCAGGCTGTCGGACAGGCTGAGGGTATCCTGCAGCTCGAGGTCGAAGCGGTTTTCCCGGGTGTCCTCGTTGATCAGGCCGCAGCTGTGGGCCACGTTGCCGGTGGCGGGATCGAAGGTGCTCGCCACCTGGCCGATGAACTGGCTGGCCAGGGTCGTCTGCTCGGGTGTGCCGGGCGGCGGGGTGAAGTCGTTGCGCGCCAGGTTTCGGAACAGCGCCTTGACATAGGCCGGCGAGGAGGCCCACAGCTGGTGCAGTTGCGGGCTGAACCCGACCTGGGCCTCGCAGGCGCGCCACTCGCGCAGGCGCTCCCAGTGCTGCAGCGAGCTCTGCACCTGCAGGCGGTGGTCGGCGTTCAGGTCGAGGTTCCAGCGCAGGCTGGCGGCATAGTCGCGGGCGCGCACGTCGGCCGCCTCGTCGGCCTCGCCCGGCTGGGCGGCGATCGGGAACACCGACTCGTAGCTGTTCGGCGCCTGGTTGGTGCCCTCCTTGAGCGCCAGTTGCCAGTCCAGCGACTGGCGCGGATCGAGATCCTGCTGCACGCGCAGGTTGAGGCGATTGAGGCGGCGATCGTCACGCGCCGGGCTGCCGTCGCGCTCGTGGTCGAAGCCCTCGTCGTGCCAGCCGGACAGCGACAGGCGCAGGTTGCCGCCGTCCCAGCCGTTGCCCTGGCTGGCATACCAGTCGGCGATGCCGCGCTCGCCGCGGGTGATCTTCAGGCGGGTGCCGTGGGTGTCGCGCGGTGCGCGGGTGAAGATGCTGACCACCGCCATCAGCGCGTTGGCGCCATAGCTGACCGTGTTGGGGCCGCGGAACACCTCGATGCGCTCGATGTCCTCGATGGCCACCGGGATGTCGCTCCAGTCGACCCGGGCCAGGCCCGAGTGGTACACCGAGCGGCCATCCACCAGCACCTGCAGGCGGCGAGCCTGGGCGGCGTTGCTGCCGTGGTAGTTGACCGTGGTCAGGTTGCCGTCAGGCACCACCAGCATGCCCGGCACCAGGCGCAGCAGTTCCGGCAGCTCGCGGGCGCCGCTGGCGCGGATCAGCTCGCGGTCGAGCACGGTGACGCTGCCGGGGACCTCGGCGGGCGACTGCTGCAGGCGCGTGGCGGTGAGCACCTCCGGCAGGTCCGCCGCGCCGACGAACAGATCCTCGGCCGCCGCCGCGCCGGCGAGCAGGCCGAGAGATAGCGCCAGCGTTGTGCGCAGGGGGGCGGACACGTACGGTGTCTCCATTCGGACTCGAGCGGCGCGCATGTTACCCGAGGGCGCGCGTTCTGCCAGCACGACCTCGTCACGGTGTGCTGGTCGACCGGCGGTCGCCCCGTATAATGCAGCGATTGCCGAGTGGCGACCCGATATGGATGGAACATGACTGAGCAGCAACCGATTGCCGTGCTCGGCGGCGGCAGCTTCGGCACCGCCCTGGCCAACCTGCTGGCGGAGAACGGCCAGCGCGTGCGCCTGTGGATGCGCGACGAGGCCCAGGCCGAGGCGATCCGCAGCACCGGCGAGAATCCGCGCTACCTCAAGGGCATCAAGGTGCACGCCGTGGTCGAGCCGGTCAGCGACCTGGCCGCCACCCTGCAGGCCTGCGAGCTGGTGTTCGTCGTGCTGCCGTCCTCGGCCCTGCGCGCCGCGCTGCAGCCGGTGGCCGGCCTGCTCGCCGGCAAGCTGCTGGTCAGCACCACCAAGGGCATCGAGGCGGATACCTTCAAGCTGATGAGCCAGATCCTCGAGGAGATCGCCCCGCAGGCGCGCATCGGCGTGCTGTCCGGGCCGAACCTGGCGCGCGAGATCGCCGAGCATGCGCTCACTGCCACGGTGATCGCCAGCGAGGACGAGGAGCTGTGCCGGCGCGTGCAGCAGGTGCTGCACGGCCGTACCTTCCGCGTGTATGCCAGCCGCGACCGCTTCGGCGTCGAGCTGGGCGGGGCGCTGAAGAACGTCTACGCCATCATGTCCGGCATGGCCGCCGCGCTGGGCATGGGCGAGAACACCAAGAGCATGCTGATCACCCGCGCGCTGGCGGAGATGACCCGCTTCGCCGTGCGCATGGGCGCCAACCCGATGACCTTCCTCGGTCTGGCCGGGGTGGGCGACCTGATCGTCACCTGCTCCTCGCCGAAGAGCCGCAACTACCAGGTCGGCTTCGCGCTGGGGCAGGGGCTGAGCCTCGAGGAGGCGGTGTCGCGTCTGGGCGAGGTGGCCGAGGGGGTCAACACCATCCGCGTGCTCAAGGCCCGCGCCGACCAGCTCGGCGTCTACATGCCGTTGGTCGCCGGCCTGCATGCCATACTTTTCGAGGGCCGCACTTTGCAGCAGGTGATCGGCCTGCTGATGTCCGGCGAGCCGAAGACCGATGTCGATTTCATTTCCGCCAGTGATTTCTGAGGGAGCGCGTTGCATGTCCGATGACAAACAGAGTCGTGAAGGCCTGATCCTGCGGGTGCTGTGGATGGTGCTGTTCGCCATCGTCTGGCAGCTCGCCGAGCTGGTGCTGGTGGCCGTGGTCCTGCTGCAGCTGGTCCTGCGCCTGATCAACGGCGCGCCCAGCCGCGCGCTGATGGATTTCGGCGATGGCCTCAGCCAGTACCTGGCGCAGATCGGTCGTTTCGGCTGCTTCCACAGCGACGAGAAGCCCTGGCCGTTCGCCGACTGGCCGGCGCCCCGCGAGGCGCAGGGCGAGGGCGCCCGGCCGCTGACCCCGGCTCCTGTCGTGGCGCCGGCGGCTGCCGCATCCGCAGCCGTTGTCCCGGTTGCGGCCAGTACGCCGGCCGAGGCGCCGGTTGCCGAGTCCGCTGCCGAGGCCACCGAAACGCCGTCCGGGACGGACCAGGCCGCTCCGGCTCCCGAGGCCGGCAAGGCGGACGGCCCGGATGCGCCGGCGGAGCCCCGGGCATGAGGCTGTGGCTGCTGCGCCACGGCCAGGCCGGCCCCTACGTGCGCACCGGCGACCACCTGCGCGAGCTGACCGAGCGCGGCCGCACCGAGGCCCTGCATGCCGCCGGCCACCTGCTCGGCGAGCCGCTGGATGCCATCCTGGTCAGCCCCTACGTGCGCGCCCAGCAGACCGCCGAGCTGGTGCACGAGGCCCTCGGCCGCGAGCCGGCGCTGCATACCGTCGACGGCATCACCCCCGACGACGACCCGCGCGCCGCCCTGGCCATGCTCGCCGGACGCCGCGAGCAGAACCTGCTGGTGGTCACCCACATGCCGCTGGTCGGTGCCCTGGCCGGTCTGCTGGTGCACGGCCACCTGCAGCAGCCGGTGACCTTCAATACCGCCAGCCTGGCCCTGCTCGAGGGCGACATGGCCCTGGCCGGGCTGATGGACCTGCGCGCCCTGTACCATCCGCCGGAGCGCTGAGACGACCATGACCGTCGCCGTCGAGGAAATCCGCCTCAACCTGCCGCACATCGAACTGGCCGCCCATCTCTATGGTCCCGAGGACGGCCAGCCGGTGCTGGCACTGCACGGCTGGCTGGACAACGCCATGAGCTTCGCCCGCCTGGCGCCGCGTCTGCCCGGCCTGCGCATCGTCGCCCTCGACCTGGCCGGCCATGGCCACTCCGGGCACCGCGCTGCCGGCGCCAGCTACCAGCTGTGGGACTACGCGCTGGACGTGCTGGCGGTGGCCGACCAGCTCGGCTGGCAGCGCTTCGCCCTGCTCGGCCACTCGCTGGGCGCCATCGTCGCCACCCTGCTGGCCGGCGCCGTACCCGAGCGCATCGAGCGGCTGGCACTGATCGACGGCATGTTCCCGCTGACCCACGAGCCGGAGCAGGCGCCGCACAAGCTCGGCGAGGCGCTCCGGGCCCAGCTGGCGCTGCGCGACAAGCGCCGCCCGGTGTACGCCAGCGTCGAGCGGGCGGTGGAGGCGCGCCTGCGCGGCGGCTCCCCGCTCAGCCACGAGGCCGCCGAACTGCTCGCCAGCCGCGGCCTGACGGCGGTGGCCGGCGGCTATACCTGGCGCACCGATCCGCGGCTGACCCTGCCTTCGCCGCTGCGCCTGACCCGTGCCCACGCCGAGGCCTTCGTGCGCGCCGTGCGCTGTCCGGTCGACCTGGTGCTGGCCGAACAGGGCCTGCCGGTACAGCGCGGCGAATGGCTGGCGCTGCTCGACAGCCTGCCGGTGCGCGTGCACCGCGTGCCAGGCGGTCATCACCTGCACCTGGACGACGAGGCCGGCGCGCAGGCGGTTGCAGACTGTTTCAAAGCCCTGTCCGCCGCGCCTTGACTTGTGCCGGCCAACTGTCGAGGCTGAGCGGCATCGCAAGGGAGAAACTGCATGACCGAGCTGTACACCGCTGCGCCGGCCGGCGCGGGCGGGTCGCCGAGGGGCGCCTGGCGCCGCCTGCCGCTGATCGCCAGTCTGGCCATCCTGCCGGCCTGGGCCGAGGTGCCGGGCAGCCAGGACCTGGAGATCCTGCCGCGTTTCCCGCGCGCGGAGATCGTCGACTACCGGGTGCAGGACAACGTCGAGCGCATCTATCCGCAGAGCGCCCTGCGCCGCATCAGCGGCCGCCTGCGCGTGGATGCCGAGATCGATGTGGTCGGCCGCCTCAGCGCGCTGACCTACGAACTGCCGCAGGGCCACGGCAGCGCCGACGCCTTCGCCCAGGCGCGCACCGCCCTGCTGGCCCTGGACGCGCGTCCGCTGCACTGGTGCGAGGGGCGCGAGTGCGGCGCTAGCAGCCTGTGGGCCAACAACGTGTTCGGCAACGCGCGCCTGTACGGCCCGGACGAGCAGCAGGCCTATCTGCTGCTGCAGCTCGCCGCGCCGCGCCAGGACAGCCTGCTGGCGCTGTACGCCATCACCCGCGGCACCCGCCGCGGCTACCTGCACGTCGAGCTGCTGGAGGCCAATGCGCCGCAGGGCGAGCATCTGCCCAACGCCGAGACCCTGCTGCGCCAGCTCAAGGATGCCGGCGTGCTCGAGCTGGCGCAGCTGCCCGCCGAGCCGGCCGATCCCTGGCTGGCGCTGCTGGCGCGCGCCCTGCGCCTGGATACCGGCGTGCGCCTGCTGCTCGGCGGCCAGGCCGCCCCGGCCTGGCGCGAGGCGCTGATCGAGCGCGGCACCCGCGCTGCCCGGCTGGAAAGCGAGCCGGGCGAGGCGCCGGGTCTGCGCCTGGAGTGGCTGCGTTGAGCCGGGAGCCGTGCCGATCGCACGCCACTTCTTCGCCGGCACCGGCCGGCGCTGCGCAGCAAGGGAAGGCCAATGATCGAGCATGACCGCTTGCTGGTGCAGATCCTCATGCTGGGCCTGCTGGCCGCCTGTCTGTGGGTGCTGGCGCCGTTCTGGTCGGCGCTGTTCTGGGCCGCGGTGCTGGCCTTCGCCAGCTGGCCGCTGATGCGCGGCCTGACCCGCCTGCTGCGCGGGCGCACCTCGGCAGCCGCCGGCGTGCTGACCCTCGGCTGGATGCTGCTGGTGGCGGTGCCGCTGGTCTGGCTCGGCTTCAACCTGGCCGACCACGTCCGCAGCGTCGTGGCCCTGCTCAAGGATCTGCAGGTCGAAGGCCTGCCCGAGCCGCCTGCCTGGCTGGCCGGAGTGCCGCTGTTCGGCGCGCAGCTGGTGGGCCTGTGGAACAAGCTCGACGTGCAGGGCGCGGCGCTGCTCGCTGCGCTCAAGCCGTATCTGGGCGAGGTCGGCAACTGGCTGCTGGCGCGCAGCGCGCAGATCGGCGGCGGCGTGCTGGAGCTGGCGCTGAGCCTGGTGCTGGTGTTCTTCTTCTACCGCGACGGGCCGCAGCTGGCCGACTATGCGCGCAGCCTGCTGGAGCGCCTGATGAGCGGGCGCGCCGATCACTACCTGGAACTGGTTGCCGGCACCGTGCAGCGGGTGGTCAACGGCGTGATCGGCACCGCCGCTGCGCAGGCGGTGCTGGCGCTGATCGGCTTCCTGATCGCCGGGGTGCCGGGCGCCCTGGTGCTGGGCATCCTCACCTTCGCCCTCAGCCTGATCCCCATGGGCCCGCCGCTGGTGTGGATTCCGGCCAGCGCCTGGCTGATCTGGCAGGAGCAGTACGGGATGGGCTTGTTCCTCGCCATCTGGGGCCTGGTGGTGATCAGCGGCGTGGACAACGTGCTCAAGCCCTACCTGATCAGCCGCGGCGGCAACCTGCCGCTGGTGGTGGTGCTGCTCGGCGTGTTCGGCGGCATCCTCGCCTTCGGCTTCATGGGCCTGTTCCTCGGTCCGACCCTGCTGGCGGTGGCCTACAGCCTGATCGGCGACTGGATCGCCAACCAGCCCCACAAGCGCCATGCACCGCGTCCCGGAGACTCCGGCTGAGCCGGCGCCATTCTCCTTCACTCAATGGAAGAGTCGACATGCACAAGACAGGAATCGCCCTGGGTCTGATCCTCGCCGCGGGCGCCGCGGTCACGCTGCCGCCCTGGTATAGCGGCACGCAGCTGGAGGGCACGCTGCAGGCCGCGCTCGAGCGCGGCAACCAGCAGCTGCGCGAGGCGCTGCCCGGGCAGGGCGCCAGCCTCGAACTGGTGGCCCTCGAGCGCGGGATCTTCTCCAGTACCGCTCGCTACCGGATCGCCTTCGGCGAGGCCGAGAGCGCCGATGGCGACCCCGCCGAGCTGCTGTTCAGCGACCGGATCGAGCATGGCCCACTGCCGCTGTCGCGCCTGGCGTCCTTCGAGCTCGCGCCGGTCCTGGCGGTCAGTCGCTTCAGCCTCGAGCGCAGCGCGGCGGTCACGCCCTGGTTCGCCGGCGCGGGCGGGGCGGTGCCGCTGAGCGGCTACCTGGTGCTGGGCTATGACGACAGCGTGACGGGGCAGGTCAGCCTGCACCCCCTGGAGCTGGCTTCCGACCAGGGCCGGTTGCGCTTCTCCGGCATCGACCTGGCCCTGAAGCTGGGCGCGCAGGCGCAAACCGTGCAACTGTCCGGCGGCATGGACAGCCTGACCTTCGATTTCCCCCGCGACGGGGAGGTGGCGCAGGTCCGCCTCTCCGGCCTGAGCCTGAACAGCGAGCACCGCCTCGGCGCTTCCGGCTTCTATGTCGGCGGCAGCCGCCTGGCCCTGGCCCGCGTCGAGCTGCTCGACGCGGACCGCCCGGGGCTGCTGGTGGAGAACTTCGTGCAGACCGACCGGATCGAGGAGCAGGGCAGCCGCCTGAGCGCCGCGCTCGACTACGAGGTCGGCAGCCTCGGCTACGGCGGCAAGCCGCTGAGTTCGGCCAGCCTCGGGCTGACACTGGGCAATCTGGACGTGGCCGCCCTGCAGCGGCTGGAGAGCTGGTACAAGGAGCTGCTCGCGCGCATGAATGAGCCGCAGGCGCAGCCCGTCGCATTGACCGACAGCGACGAAAGGCGCCTGCGCGATGGTCTGGAAGCGCTGCTCGCCGGCAAGCCGAGCGTGTCGCTCGATCGGCTGGCGCTGAGGACCGCCAGCGGCGAGAGCCGCTTCGACCTGCGGGTCGAGCTGGACAGGCCGCAGTCCTACGAGTTGCCGCCCGCGGAGCTGGCCCGGCAACTGATCGGCAGGCTGGAAGCGCACCTGGTGTTGGGCAAGCCGACGATCCGCGACCTGATGAACTTCCAGGCGTCCCTCGACCCGGACGCCGATCAGGGCGCGGCGGCCCTGCAGGCCGAGGAGGTGGCCGAGCTGGCCGCGATGATCGCCACCAGCACGCAGGTCGGCCGGGTGGAGGGGGAGGACATCGTCAGCCGCCTGAGCTATGCCGGCGGACAGGTCGACTTCAACGGCCAGGCCATGCCAGCCGAGGAGTTCGTCGCCATGGTCGCCGGCATGGCGCCAGGATCGCCCCTGGAGCTGATGCCGGGAGTCGTCGACGGGGAAGGCGAACTGGCCGGTCTGGAGGAAGAAGCGGACGAGGGCTACGACCTGGAGTCCGTGTCGGAAGGCGGTGCGCCCGGCGGCGAGTGAGCGGCCGGGCGGATGGTGGCAGCGGGCGCGGCTGCCTCAGTCGTGGTGCTGCTCGTACTTGTCCAGCGCGTCGCCGGCGATCTGCCGGCCGAGGGCGATCAGCTCCGGCGCCTTGTAGAACTCGAAGAAGCGGCACACCCGCTTGGGCACGTTGACCAGGATGTCCGGCGGATAGCCGGCGATCTTGTACTGCGCCAGCGAGTTCTGCATCACGTCGATGCTTTGGTTGATCATCTCCAGCAGGCTGTCCGGCGCCTCGTTCTCCACCACGTGCAGGTGAGTGGCCTTGGCCGCGGCGACGCCGTGGGTGGAGCCGCCCGCCAACTGCGCCTCGTGCCCCTCGAGCAGCACCGGCAGTTCCGGCCCGCCGCGCCGGCGGAACGGCAGGCGCGCGCCGAGGGCGCCGATCGACGTCATCATCTGGTCGAGACGGTTCTTCATCGCCTGCGGCCGCTCGATCACCGGCAGCTCGTACTGCAGCTGGTTGCTGGCGTTGACGTTGACCGCGACTATCAGGTCGCAGCGACTGGACACCACCGGCACGATCGGGATCGGGTTGAGCAGGCCGCCGTCGACCAGCACCCGCGAGCCCTGCACCACCGGGGTGAACAGGCTGGGAATCGCCGCCGAGGCGCGCATCGCCTGGTGCAGGCAGCCTTCCTGGAACCACACTTCCTGCTGGTTGGTCAGGTCGGTGGCCACCGCGGTGTAGGGGATCGGCAGGTCCTCGATGTTGATCTCGCCGAGAAAGGCGCGGATGCGCCCGAATACCCGCTCGCCGCGGATCGCGCCCATCGAGAAGCTGACGTCGAGCAGGCGCAGCAGGTCCAGGTAGTCGAGGGTTTCCACCCAGCGGCGGTACACCGGCAGCTTGCCGGCGGCGTAGATGCCGCCGATCACCGCCCCCATCGAACTGCCAGCGATGCAGGCGATCTTGTAGCCGCGCGCCTCCAGCTCCTCGATCACCCCGATGTGCGCGTAGCCGCGCGCGCCGCCGGAGCCGAGCACCAGTGCGACAGTCTTGCCCATGATCCTATCCCCCTGTCCTTGCAGGCCGGGCAGCAGCATCTGCCCATACCCATGATTCCAGTATGGCCCCGAACGCCCCCGCAGGTCTTGCCCCGTGGCGTTTGCTAGAATCGCCGCCATCGCGAATTCCCCGGAGTGACTCATGAGCGAACCGATCCGCCTCACCCAGTACAGCCACGGCGCCGGCTGCGGCTGCAAGATCTCCCCCAAGGTGCTGGAAGTGATCCTCGCCGGCAGCGGCGCGCAGAACCTCGATCCGAAGCTGTGGGTCGGCAACGCCTCGCGCGACGACGCCGCGGTGTACGCCATCGACGAGGAGCGCGGCGTGGTGTCCA
This genomic window contains:
- a CDS encoding ABC transporter substrate-binding protein encodes the protein MRLLQALALLCLLAASALAQATDILVAASNDTPALQRFVDDLATRRPDDRVRFVHTSALTSPESLPADSRLVLLGADALDWRLGTPGGPPTLVMQISRVQAFRRLGDSRPPHLTLLWSDPAPSRQLRLIRQLLPQARRVGLLYGDDSRFLVNELRRLAAAQGLAITTWYWPDTRDSRPLNRLLDGSDVLLGVDDPALYNPGTIKGVLLASYGRRLALIGPTAAFIRAGSLSSSYSDQQDWLNELDRLLSLAPQHWPREAYPQHFKVLSNPQVARSLGVELSDDRDQALRLQQWESLP
- a CDS encoding TonB-dependent receptor, yielding METPYVSAPLRTTLALSLGLLAGAAAAEDLFVGAADLPEVLTATRLQQSPAEVPGSVTVLDRELIRASGARELPELLRLVPGMLVVPDGNLTTVNYHGSNAAQARRLQVLVDGRSVYHSGLARVDWSDIPVAIEDIERIEVFRGPNTVSYGANALMAVVSIFTRAPRDTHGTRLKITRGERGIADWYASQGNGWDGGNLRLSLSGWHDEGFDHERDGSPARDDRRLNRLNLRVQQDLDPRQSLDWQLALKEGTNQAPNSYESVFPIAAQPGEADEAADVRARDYAASLRWNLDLNADHRLQVQSSLQHWERLREWRACEAQVGFSPQLHQLWASSPAYVKALFRNLARNDFTPPPGTPEQTTLASQFIGQVASTFDPATGNVAHSCGLINEDTRENRFDLELQDTLSLSDSLRLVSGLSYRHDSADGETYLGGRRSKDIARGFGQFEWQLDRHWLLQGGALYEHDSSAGDSLSPRLALNYLITPAHSLRAVYSEAVRSPDMFENYADWHYRVRDLRPAALGMGEALYFASARGTGELGQEHMRSRELGYHGHFADLGLNLDVKLFHDEIGGLISETLTLERFEPSNDHRLRLRGIESELDWRLGLRDRLRLSQAYIELEASHRHDERLTPRHSGSASWLHDWGRGWSSSVFYYGADLLNEYRFERLDLRLAKRLQLGSSQLELAGVVQQRLDDEPLGWSDNMYDERRVLWLSAGFEL
- a CDS encoding NAD(P)H-dependent glycerol-3-phosphate dehydrogenase, whose product is MTEQQPIAVLGGGSFGTALANLLAENGQRVRLWMRDEAQAEAIRSTGENPRYLKGIKVHAVVEPVSDLAATLQACELVFVVLPSSALRAALQPVAGLLAGKLLVSTTKGIEADTFKLMSQILEEIAPQARIGVLSGPNLAREIAEHALTATVIASEDEELCRRVQQVLHGRTFRVYASRDRFGVELGGALKNVYAIMSGMAAALGMGENTKSMLITRALAEMTRFAVRMGANPMTFLGLAGVGDLIVTCSSPKSRNYQVGFALGQGLSLEEAVSRLGEVAEGVNTIRVLKARADQLGVYMPLVAGLHAILFEGRTLQQVIGLLMSGEPKTDVDFISASDF
- the sixA gene encoding phosphohistidine phosphatase SixA codes for the protein MRLWLLRHGQAGPYVRTGDHLRELTERGRTEALHAAGHLLGEPLDAILVSPYVRAQQTAELVHEALGREPALHTVDGITPDDDPRAALAMLAGRREQNLLVVTHMPLVGALAGLLVHGHLQQPVTFNTASLALLEGDMALAGLMDLRALYHPPER
- a CDS encoding alpha/beta fold hydrolase, which translates into the protein MTVAVEEIRLNLPHIELAAHLYGPEDGQPVLALHGWLDNAMSFARLAPRLPGLRIVALDLAGHGHSGHRAAGASYQLWDYALDVLAVADQLGWQRFALLGHSLGAIVATLLAGAVPERIERLALIDGMFPLTHEPEQAPHKLGEALRAQLALRDKRRPVYASVERAVEARLRGGSPLSHEAAELLASRGLTAVAGGYTWRTDPRLTLPSPLRLTRAHAEAFVRAVRCPVDLVLAEQGLPVQRGEWLALLDSLPVRVHRVPGGHHLHLDDEAGAQAVADCFKALSAAP
- a CDS encoding DUF4892 domain-containing protein, with protein sequence MTELYTAAPAGAGGSPRGAWRRLPLIASLAILPAWAEVPGSQDLEILPRFPRAEIVDYRVQDNVERIYPQSALRRISGRLRVDAEIDVVGRLSALTYELPQGHGSADAFAQARTALLALDARPLHWCEGRECGASSLWANNVFGNARLYGPDEQQAYLLLQLAAPRQDSLLALYAITRGTRRGYLHVELLEANAPQGEHLPNAETLLRQLKDAGVLELAQLPAEPADPWLALLARALRLDTGVRLLLGGQAAPAWREALIERGTRAARLESEPGEAPGLRLEWLR
- a CDS encoding AI-2E family transporter: MIEHDRLLVQILMLGLLAACLWVLAPFWSALFWAAVLAFASWPLMRGLTRLLRGRTSAAAGVLTLGWMLLVAVPLVWLGFNLADHVRSVVALLKDLQVEGLPEPPAWLAGVPLFGAQLVGLWNKLDVQGAALLAALKPYLGEVGNWLLARSAQIGGGVLELALSLVLVFFFYRDGPQLADYARSLLERLMSGRADHYLELVAGTVQRVVNGVIGTAAAQAVLALIGFLIAGVPGALVLGILTFALSLIPMGPPLVWIPASAWLIWQEQYGMGLFLAIWGLVVISGVDNVLKPYLISRGGNLPLVVVLLGVFGGILAFGFMGLFLGPTLLAVAYSLIGDWIANQPHKRHAPRPGDSG
- a CDS encoding YdgA family protein produces the protein MHKTGIALGLILAAGAAVTLPPWYSGTQLEGTLQAALERGNQQLREALPGQGASLELVALERGIFSSTARYRIAFGEAESADGDPAELLFSDRIEHGPLPLSRLASFELAPVLAVSRFSLERSAAVTPWFAGAGGAVPLSGYLVLGYDDSVTGQVSLHPLELASDQGRLRFSGIDLALKLGAQAQTVQLSGGMDSLTFDFPRDGEVAQVRLSGLSLNSEHRLGASGFYVGGSRLALARVELLDADRPGLLVENFVQTDRIEEQGSRLSAALDYEVGSLGYGGKPLSSASLGLTLGNLDVAALQRLESWYKELLARMNEPQAQPVALTDSDERRLRDGLEALLAGKPSVSLDRLALRTASGESRFDLRVELDRPQSYELPPAELARQLIGRLEAHLVLGKPTIRDLMNFQASLDPDADQGAAALQAEEVAELAAMIATSTQVGRVEGEDIVSRLSYAGGQVDFNGQAMPAEEFVAMVAGMAPGSPLELMPGVVDGEGELAGLEEEADEGYDLESVSEGGAPGGE
- a CDS encoding patatin-like phospholipase family protein; the protein is MGKTVALVLGSGGARGYAHIGVIEELEARGYKIACIAGSSMGAVIGGIYAAGKLPVYRRWVETLDYLDLLRLLDVSFSMGAIRGERVFGRIRAFLGEINIEDLPIPYTAVATDLTNQQEVWFQEGCLHQAMRASAAIPSLFTPVVQGSRVLVDGGLLNPIPIVPVVSSRCDLIVAVNVNASNQLQYELPVIERPQAMKNRLDQMMTSIGALGARLPFRRRGGPELPVLLEGHEAQLAGGSTHGVAAAKATHLHVVENEAPDSLLEMINQSIDVMQNSLAQYKIAGYPPDILVNVPKRVCRFFEFYKAPELIALGRQIAGDALDKYEQHHD